The following is a genomic window from Candidatus Brocadiaceae bacterium.
CTTGAGCACGTTTGCCATCCACCACGCCTCCTTTCGGAGACGACAGTAGACGGCAACACGCCTTTCCCTCAAGGTGGCCGGTTTTGAAGTGTTCGGTCGTGGCCGGTTTTAGGTGACCGATGACAGTGGCGCGGCCGCGCTGGTTGTAGCTCTGGTGTTCCTGCTGAGGAACTACGTTGGCGAGCGAATACGGCAGGATGTTAGGGCCACGTACGAGAAGCAACTCGCAGAGCATCGGGCAGCACTGAGCCAGGAACTGGATGGATTCCGCGCACGCCTCCAGCAGGAAGCCGAGAAGCACAGGATGGAGCTTCAGACGCTTGTGAAACAGCGCGAAGCCAGCGCCTGCTTGGCCGAGTTGCTGGAGCAGCGCTACTTCGCGTACGACGCCCAGCACGAGAACGAGTGGCGGGCCCATACGGCTGCGGCCTACTGGAAGCTGATCCCCTGGCTAAGCGCTGATCTCGTAGTGGCGTTGAGCGACTGCTTGGCAGATAATGGTCAGCACAAAGACGATGTTCGGCGTCTTCTGGAGGTAATGCGCCAGGAAACGCAGGGAGAATCCTACGAGCCACTCGACCCGCTGCGCATGATCAACTGGCCGCTCATCCCTGCGAATTTGGACGTCTCCACAACTACTCCACCCACGTCAGGCGGCGGACCCAGCGAGGCAGGCCATCGACAGCAGTCCCCCGAAGCGGAGTAGTCGACTTTGTTCAAGGAGCTTACAGGATGCCATGCGCGAGAGTGCTCGTTGGCGGGGTTTCAGATCAGGTCGTATGATTCAAGGTACTCCTCATACGCAGACCGCCACACTTCGACATGGGCACCAGACTCGTACAGAGGGTCCTCCTGAAACCGCCCATTCAGGTAGGACGCGTTCCGCTCTGCGTCCTGCAACCATTGTAGGACTGCCGCACGCCTGGTGTCCTCATCCATACCGTCCAGTTCGTGTTCCGCTGCTGAGAGGCGCTGCAAGTAATGCTTGCGCGCCTCCGTCACCACGTTGAGATCCTCTTGCCAACCAAGCACTGAACTGGCATCCCGTCCAGCTTGCAGTGCGTCCAGCAGCGGTTCTCCAGCGGGTGTTCGGTCATCCTCAAACAACCACAGGAGGCGTTGGTCGCGCAGCCGCTCGAGGTCTGTTGCCGTCAAGTACTCTGCGATACACGCCGCCGAGAAGAAGCGAGGGAGGGCCCCACCACCCCCTCTCTGTACAAAATCTGCGAAGTTGAGCCTGCGCCCTTTGTTCTCGTAGCCGCCGGCAAACCCCATGGCACCAGCGCCGCGGCACACCATGCCGAACTCGGCTGCGAAGTTGACGAAGACGCCCAATCCCGCATCCTGGCCAAGTACGTGGGAGAGCGTCAGCAGAGCCCTGGCCACCTCTCGGTGCATTAGCCGTCGGGACTCACCACGCGTCTGCTCCAGCACCACGTAGACGCCATCGAGATGCTCGCGTACCGTGAGCTGATCGATAGCAATGGCTATGATCGGGTTGTCCTCGCTTCCGTCGCGGAGCAGGCAGCTGTCGGATATGGCTAACGTGGCAAATCTGGGCAGGTCGACTGTCTGGGACGCCTGCAGACCGGCGTCGATCCACAGCATCACGTCATCGAGGTCGCTGTTGATGTCAGACACTAGGGGCGAAGGTAGTATGAGATGCGAAACTGGGAAACCCACCTGGAATTCAACAGCAGCTTGAGCATAGGGCTGAATCTCTGTTCGACTGGTTGGCAGCCGGGCTGGCCACCGTCCCTCCAGATCGTCGGTCACGCCCCTCACCCACTCAAGCCTCCCCATTTCGTCGCTGTCGTATTCCTCGACCTCCAGGGGGAACCACGGGTATGTGGCAAGGCGAGCACATGTCCGCTCGCAGTCCTCAAGTGGCAGAGCCGACATGTACAGCTGCGGGTCGAAGAACAGAGCACCCGGGTCCTGGATCGGAAGCGCCCGTCGTTCAGCGGATGCGATGTCGACTGCGCTTGCCGCGCAGAGCAATCCACTCACACCCGCGTCTGGAGCAACGTCTCCCCACCGGTAACCGAGGTTGGCGCAGAACACGTTCGGCTCCTTTCTTACTCGGACAAATCGGCGATGAGCGCAGCCCCGGATGAGGGGCGGTCTACCGGTCGCGCCTTCAGGAGCCAATGAATCGATGAGGCCACCCGCGCTGAGACGCCGCACCGATCGCGCACGTGTGGTGGGTCGACCCGGCCGATCAAGTCTTGGCGACCGCCGAATGGGTGCGATCCACTGACCGCCTCGTAGGCGACGATGCCGAGAGAGAACAGGTCCGACCGGAGAGTCAGCCCCGGCCTCCCTGCCATTTGCTCAGGGGACATGTACCCGGGCGTCCCCCATACCCGCCCGTACAGCGTGAGCGTCGTCTTGTCAAGGTGCTTGGCGATGCCAAGGTCTATGAGGAACACGCTCCCATCCCGGGCGACGACTATGTTCTCCGGCTTGACGTCTCGATGGACGATGCGCAGAGCCCACATGGCGTCAATCGCCTGAGCGATGCGCTGGCAGACACGGACGACACGGGACTCAGCAAGCTGCCCGGCCCCGAGGAGTTCGTGTAGATTGGGGCCATCGATGTACCCCGTGAGCGTGTACACACAGTCCTCGCCCCTGATCTGCGTCTGCCCCCAGTCGACCAGCTCGACAATGCTGTCGCACCTTAGGTCCCTCAGGGCTTCGACCTCCCGCTCAACCCGGACCTGGACGTTGTCCCTCCTTGCGTAGACTTTGAGGGCAGCGGGGCTCCCGTCTGAAGCTTCAGCAAGCCAGACACACCCCTGGCCCCCTTCCCCCAGAGAGCGGATTGCCCGAAGCCCCCCGACCGCCGCCTCAATCTCGTCCTGTGTGAGTGGCGGGACGAAGGCCATCACTTCCTGCCTTTGGCTGTCGCTGGAATAACTGCCCAGCGGCCAGTATCTGCGCAGAGATCGCACAGGACACGGAGCCGCGCGAAGTGTGGCTTGATTCCGCGCATACTCCCACCTCCGCGAGCCAGAAGACGAACCGACACACCATCTCCCGGGTCGACCAGTGCGACGCCAACGCGCGCGGACCTGAATGCATTGAGCGACTGCTCAATCCGCACAGTCTCGGAAGCGGGGAAGGCAACATACGAATCGGACGTGTAGGCCCTGTTGTAGCTCGCCTGCTGCAAGGCGTCCCGCCAATCAGTCAGTTTGGCCTCAACCGTCAATACTCTTGTCGGCAGGAAACTCACCCATTCAGTCGGCTCGAACGTTGCCTCGCCGTACTGGCGTAGCAGGCCGGCTTCGACCAAGCCATCCAGGAATCGCTCCTTCAGCGTCTGCCAGTCTATCCAGAAATGCTGGAGCAAGAGGTGCCTGTTCACCCTCCTGCCGGACGCGAAGCGAGCCAGGACCAGCATCTCTGAGCCCGATAGGTTTGACAGAGAGATCGCGAAATCTGCGTCCGTCAGGCCATCGAGACACGGGAACTCAGCGTACGCAATGTCGACGGAACGGCGGCCCAACGGGAACTCCACGGTCATTACGTGCGGGGAGGCCAGATCGACCACCTCGGACATCGCATCCTTAAGGCAGTCAACAAGCGCCGATTCTGATGGGAAAGTGGCGGTCCTCACAGTGTCTAATCCTCCCATGGGCCGGGAAAGCGTCCACCAGCTCTATTCAATGATACCACGTACTCGAAGGTGAACGCACCTTGCGACAGCGGATCCTCCTGGCCAGCGGGTCTACCATGTCCCTCGTGCGCTCGTCTTGGGCCAGAGCACCGTCACCCGCCCTCCTCGCCTGAGCCGCAGCCCCTGTCCAGTCAGGCCCGTGGCAGCATCCTAAGGTCTCTATCCGGGATGTCAATGGTGAGTCTCCGACATGGTGGCACTTGCGCCAGACCAGCTGCTGCCGCAGCGCGGGTGTTGGCTCGGCGCGGGGGGCCAACGCCCAACACTTGGGCCTGGTCACTGCGCTTGTCGCTCGTCGTCTGCCCCTCCCGCGCTGGGTACATGAGCAGTCAGGCCTGGCAACGCCTTCAGCGCACCGGCAACATCGAGGAGGGTCGGGTCGGTGTATGCGTTCATGGTGAGGTCGAGGGAGGAGTGGCGCAGGGCGGCTTGGGCGGTGCGGGGCGCCACGCCGTTCTTGCTGAGGTGGGTGCCGAAGGTGTGGCGGAGGGCATGGAGGTCGACCGTGCGGCCGCGCTCGTCCTCCTTCGAGATGCTGGCCGCAGCCAGGTCCAAGTTGAAGCTCTTGATCAGGTTGCGCGGCACCGCGAACAGCGGCTCCTGCTCCGACAGGTTCAGCGGTAGGGGAGTACCGACCTCTTCCGCCTCGACCCGCAGGGCCTCGAGCTTCTCGCGCAGCCAGTCGCGCAGGTCCTCGACATGGCCCGCAGGGGGATCCGAGTTCCTTGCTCCGGTCATCCCGCTGGAGACGTGCGTGTGGCCGGAGCGGTCGGGTCAGTCCGCTTCCGGCACCAATGCAGCGAGTATCAAGGGGGTGGACAACCGGGTCAACTGCTCGACCACGTCCCCGTAGACCGCGCTGGCGGCCTGCGTTTCCGCCTTCGCATCGGCCGACGACGTCTCCACGAGCCGGTTCGGCGGATACCAGTTCGCGGCGAGTTCGCCGCGCGAGTAGCGATGCACCTGCTGCCACTCCCAGAGCAGGAGAAGGGCCAGATGCCAGTTGCCCGGGCTTTGCACGAACTCGACGGCACCCAGCGCCCGGTAGTCGATCTGGTGCTGTTCCAGCACGCTGCTGTCGGGATGGCCGCCGATCACCAGGCTGCGGATGTTGTTCAGCGCGGCACGCGTGGCCGCCGGATCGTTGCCGGCCCGGGCGCCTTCCGGACCGCAGATCGTCTCCACGTGCGGCCGGGCCGCATCGAGGATGGCGCCGACCTGACGGAAGAACCGGTTGTGATCCGGCACCCAGGAGAGGAGCTGGTTGTAGCCGGCCATGGCCCGGCCTTCCTGCACAACGTCGTCGAGCTGCAGGCCCCAGTCCGCGGCCGAGAGCAGCGCCGTCAGTGAGGTGCTGAAGCCGGCGACGACCTGGTTGGAGACCGAATTGCCCGCCACGGTGAGTGCGTTGGCGAGACGGTCCACGACGAAGATCCCCGTGGCGGTTGTGAGCCGGAGGCGCAGCAGGTCGTCCGGCACGGCGCCGAAGATGCCGATCGCGTCGCGGCCGTACGAGGTCACCACCGCCATCGCCGCGTCATAGGCGGCCGTGCTGGTGTTGCGCGCGCGCAGGTCGTCGGCGATCTGGCGGTGCCGGGAACCCTCACCGTTGCCGAAGAAGAGCTTCGTGCTGGCCTTCAGCGGCGCCAGCAGGGCCACGGCCTGGGCCTCGCGCTCGTAGCCTACCCAGTTGCTCGGGAAGACCCAGACGGTCGTCTCACGCTGCGCGTCATCGCCCTGTTGGAGGACGATGTCCAGCGGCAGCGGTCCCCGGGTCTCCACCAGGGAGGCATCGATCGCCTCCCCCCAGTCCACGGCCGTCAGGTAAGGGAACACGGCGGTGCCCGGTCCCGTCCGATCACGGCGGGCCAGTATAACGCCTTCCGGGCTGAACACCTCGACCTGTTCCCGCCGATCCAGCGAGAGGATGTGGAAGGTCTCGATGTCCGGGGGCAGGATGAACACGTTGTCGCTGGCGGCCGTGATGCCGTGCGACCGCTGCGTGCCCCCGAACAGGATGGCGGGCGGCGTCTCCGGCAGGGGCTCGAGGCGGACATAGGTGTTCGAATCGCGGCCCCGCTCCAGCCATTGCTCGGCCCGGAAGAGCCATTCGCGGCCGTCCGCCGCATCCCGGACCCGGAGGCCGACCACGTGCCACCCGGGGTTCTTCCGGGCATTGTCGTGGCGCAGCACGGCGAACGCGACATCGGGCACGGCGGGTTGGTCCGGAAGGGTGAATGCGTCCGTGGCGCCCCGCTCCATGGGATCGGTGTTCATCACGACGTGGCGCGCCGCCGTCAGCAGCATGTCGCCCGTGCCCCACCGATCCCCGTTCTCGTCCGGCGCACTGATCAGCGCCAGCCGGACCTCGGCGTCGGTGCCGGCCCGGTCCAGGTCACCCGTGACGACTTCGACCTCGTAACTTGTTGTCCGACCGGTATCGAACGAGGCGGGATAGGCGGTGCCGAACAGCGCCCGACCCACACGGAGTGTCCGCGTCACGCTGCCCTCAAAGCCCTGCACGTCCGTCACCGTCAGCGTAACACCGATGGGGCCGCCGTCGCCGAACGTGCGAACCGGCGCCCGCGAGACATGGGGCACGCGTTCGCCGAAGTCCCAGCTGTAGCGGAACAACGGGTATCCCTCCGGATCGCGGGACCGTGCGGGGTCGAATCGGATGGCCGGGTCCCAGAAGCGGTCTTCGGCCGGGTCGACGAGGCCGAAACCGGCCACGGGCGGCGCGTCGCCGGGCCTGCGCTGCTCCCGCAACGGTCGCTCACCCCAGCGTCCGTCCCGGGTCGCGACCGGCCCTTCGACAACCGCGAGCGTAAGCTCCTCCCAGACCGGTTCCGCCGGTTCCACGCGTACGGGCGGATGCTGCACGTCCACGGCGCGCTCGCGAGCGTCGAGCGGCGGCGCCAGGCCGAGGTTCGGCGACGGGCCGAACCCGATGCTCGCGACCTCCCCTCCCGCTCCAAGCCGGGCCGTCAGCAGTTCCGG
Proteins encoded in this region:
- a CDS encoding serine/threonine protein kinase — its product is MAFVPPLTQDEIEAAVGGLRAIRSLGEGGQGCVWLAEASDGSPAALKVYARRDNVQVRVEREVEALRDLRCDSIVELVDWGQTQIRGEDCVYTLTGYIDGPNLHELLGAGQLAESRVVRVCQRIAQAIDAMWALRIVHRDVKPENIVVARDGSVFLIDLGIAKHLDKTTLTLYGRVWGTPGYMSPEQMAGRPGLTLRSDLFSLGIVAYEAVSGSHPFGGRQDLIGRVDPPHVRDRCGVSARVASSIHWLLKARPVDRPSSGAALIADLSE
- a CDS encoding site-specific integrase, whose product is MTGARNSDPPAGHVEDLRDWLREKLEALRVEAEEVGTPLPLNLSEQEPLFAVPRNLIKSFNLDLAAASISKEDERGRTVDLHALRHTFGTHLSKNGVAPRTAQAALRHSSLDLTMNAYTDPTLLDVAGALKALPGLTAHVPSAGGADDERQAQ